A part of Limihaloglobus sulfuriphilus genomic DNA contains:
- a CDS encoding right-handed parallel beta-helix repeat-containing protein, giving the protein MRLFKYFSLLLLTAACLQAKVLQVPTTLYPDIPDAVAAAAPGDTILISPKGDGSDYGPYAISLGDVSLPDVAARENAPVVTMYDGLSGILIDKNLTIEGLGEVVIDCGEMGRAFTIDGSAAGGITVNITNIKIQNTSYAPVHEWIDEEGEILGQSFIAQPMSDGTPIFVAGQLIEGVDPDTGEGTGEFTYELYEVDSFPVPDPDTGDVDFEAGCAYGGAIGINSAEVHISDCEFDNCEVTGARGSQGIMGSYYDMENDRVALRDADGNGFDGGEGGNAFGDGYGGAIGCQNGSWLFVDNTIFSNCAAVGAIGGDGGPGSNAAGNADDGWNGNASNGGDAGNPTGAGNGGAVYLDPTSQSEFTSSELFANECQLGQPGTGGATGGGDVSEDNPVFPGSSGSGFVFYYRCYGGAFFADSEIDEGGMLLNAAWPSFVDTQFKANESPYYGGAIYAGHYVELVISQSDPSIATFDNNTARQGGAIFLHGENVLDVSDCYFSSNNANSGYGGAVYSGDPSTGDDNITATFNRTTFSRNGALFGGAVFTNMAASVDYTQCVFSSNTALSVSAVDPTQTTSHGGALNIKGNVNISDCVMTNNIAGGGNGGAIHALQWSGTLTNCLIKDNQALSGGGIYSMNSAGLYFNNCDFHTNFANAVAGQGGGMAIFDSSDDGSGGDTTVSIRHSEFTANTGSGNGSKGGGLYISTCDNVEIFNTLVNNNTAGLHGGGIGLTYVTATLGNLTIDGNELSKISQLPLNGGASTSANDDDDSGSGLYIEYLCDVQLQNSIVSNNAGISVYLYDADSSFYSNNNMYYMYPVGEYEGYVYDAISLLKTDDEIDSLPGSGGNLTDNPRFTSGPLGYYYLSSNSRAIDAGNDTFINVFGADAPTYEGDEEIVDLGYHYPAEGSVPQYTLTINQVENAIITPVPNKPTYFSGELVELNVTLETGWRVRNWLGTINDTSNRKTNYVLMNTDKTVSVVIERPVIRHVPAEYPVFRAALKASDDYDIIMVAQGTHYIEERYVIDRELVITSTNPDNPEVVAGTVFVPNQPQGTTRRGAFDFYNVSRDTVFQGFTVRNFQFYGTTPDHRTSDVDGEDGGDGSGAAGGAFTMQLASPQVKNTVFENCGVTGGDGQNGESGIEEHPNGGEGGWAGPAYGGAVFMYANCSPRFENCSFADCYVQGGNGGNGGAGWVSNGRRVGAGGLGGSWGDYDDYGYPDDMDHDVGARWENQPSGIYFAPNSWYENPEMYNWRDRAGKGGAVFISNGSNPEFDNCTFENNNATSGLTGVTALGPGDSQARPTQAYRIEAFGGAVYAETNSKPSFIECQFDNNTTNKDFPEGNYHEYVSRGGALYFEDGCVPLMDGCVLSGNDSCLGGGVYTEDSELVLIDSSFVNNTAYIGGGLVNSRGATDIFWSSFDSNHAMFDPPSAQTGDDDEVTEDSDLFAGNGGSGGGIYNWEADMEVIGTQLLGNEAGASGGGFFSGGGGSPILQNVLVARNNAGSSGGGLSLNHNTTAQMFNLTVADNSVTSTVYEDYYGGGLYLGYESTADVKDSIFWGNQASTQYGQQIAVGLSNEFIVSPSILTISNSIVEAGQGGVYTDIGDPVSSGDDSILIWDEATMLPSAAVPNAQPLFTSGELGDYYLSRDGMQYEDYPVQTGTSPAIDIGSRGFFDAELYRYSNRTDHLLDTNVVDAGFYYTIETDIKGDINYDGLLSLSDILELSRLWLEEGCVSPLWCYDRDVNQDGYVDYFDWVTVAASIGGSDTEAPMPNPMAWIQPPFSLGGDAVEMECVEALDNATAVEYYFECVNAPEFSSGWVEETVYTVTGLPLGEIMSFRVRARDFNGNETANSTVAYLTVGADRTPPTPNPLTWLLEPVSSSATSVMMTTVEARDSSGYVEYQFECLEEPDFNSSWIQVNSYQFTELEEGQTYTFRARARDAFGNVTNYTSEVTVIAGGDPDNGIPADGAPPMPNPLNWLYDSFISTDSYATIVSELASDLSGSVEYFFDCKVDEDATTGLSPHDSGWIASNVFTPTTLEEGMIYSYVVRARDAFGNETLDSELAYISIGGDSEAPTPNPPLWSLEPVSASVSSIVMSAEEGYDPSNVLYFFECMTDSTLDSGWQQNRSYAVNGLGQGQTYSFRFKMRDAFGNETEYSSEKFATVSEDFAPPLPTPMEWLEEPYLLGENRAVMSAVFATDSSSAAQYYFDCVEDDAFDSGWISSNIYFVNIQNDVTLTFRVKARDLSENMNETGFSEEASVTGSADFYPPAPDPLQWEQVPVSGSPTSVLMSTVEARDSSGEVEYYFECVTNEALDSGWQSSRVYSVEDLVEGQTYGFRARARDKYGNMTAYTNIAFASPGLDEQAPLPNPLGWRYDLFVRTTASALIAADFAYDVNGPVEYYFACVEDPNLDSGWTLDNLYEVTDIDVGSIYHFTVVARDALGNTGQVSEEAIVVIGDDVTAPTPDPLEWLVEPTSASNSSIAMSVSKADDPSGVEYFFECIDDESYDSGWIANPFYEVRGLDSGDTLSFRARARDLFGNMTDYTPTVAATVTGDLAAPMPNPMEWFEEPYLQNDTTVSMAAKYAQDSSSLVEYYFDCIEDDAFDYGWIDANVYTAYDLILESKYTFRVKARDAFGNETEWSDEVSVIATDDLDPPLPDPAEWFEDPIVDMEGLVSMEAGEATDDNGPVEYLFECVNNELFSSDWQSETLYEIEGGLTAGIQYEFRFRARDRYGNMTDWSESRFVTYVIDNVPPTPGEIISAVDSEGIANESGRYHTITATLGSDNNTPIYYQLICEDFGGEYPDGFSSPILQEGENYFYDDGYADMTVTFTDGGVTFRFKVRSTDRPMRLFYHLDTIDAGGNRVSSETVATQEGTVVIEEGTGEG; this is encoded by the coding sequence ATGCGTTTATTCAAGTATTTTTCTCTGCTACTGCTAACGGCGGCATGTCTCCAGGCAAAGGTTCTTCAGGTTCCAACAACTCTTTATCCCGATATCCCCGACGCGGTAGCCGCGGCGGCACCCGGCGATACTATCCTGATATCACCCAAGGGCGACGGCTCGGATTACGGCCCTTATGCGATTTCTCTGGGCGATGTTAGCCTGCCTGATGTGGCAGCACGCGAGAATGCGCCCGTGGTTACTATGTATGATGGACTTTCCGGTATTCTTATTGACAAGAACCTTACGATAGAGGGCCTGGGTGAAGTTGTTATAGATTGCGGCGAAATGGGCCGCGCTTTCACCATCGACGGCTCGGCTGCAGGCGGAATAACTGTAAACATTACAAATATTAAGATTCAAAACACCAGCTATGCCCCGGTACATGAGTGGATTGATGAGGAGGGCGAAATCCTCGGCCAGAGCTTTATCGCACAGCCAATGTCTGATGGCACCCCTATATTTGTCGCCGGTCAGCTGATAGAGGGAGTTGACCCCGACACCGGCGAAGGTACAGGTGAGTTTACCTATGAGCTTTATGAAGTAGATTCATTCCCGGTTCCAGACCCTGATACCGGTGACGTTGATTTCGAGGCAGGCTGCGCCTACGGCGGTGCCATAGGTATAAACTCTGCGGAAGTGCACATCAGCGACTGTGAATTTGACAATTGTGAAGTTACCGGCGCCCGCGGTTCACAGGGTATTATGGGCAGTTATTATGACATGGAAAATGACAGGGTTGCACTTCGTGATGCCGACGGCAACGGATTTGACGGCGGCGAAGGCGGAAATGCTTTCGGCGACGGCTACGGCGGAGCTATCGGCTGTCAGAACGGCTCATGGCTGTTCGTTGACAATACCATCTTTTCAAACTGTGCCGCGGTTGGAGCCATCGGCGGCGACGGCGGCCCCGGCAGTAACGCCGCAGGCAACGCAGATGACGGCTGGAACGGCAACGCCAGCAACGGCGGTGACGCCGGCAATCCCACAGGTGCAGGTAACGGCGGAGCTGTGTATCTTGACCCGACCAGTCAGTCAGAATTTACCTCAAGTGAGCTTTTCGCCAACGAATGCCAGTTAGGCCAACCCGGCACAGGCGGGGCAACCGGCGGCGGTGATGTCAGCGAGGATAATCCGGTTTTCCCCGGCTCCAGCGGCAGCGGATTTGTCTTTTATTACAGATGCTACGGCGGAGCGTTCTTCGCGGACAGTGAAATTGATGAGGGCGGGATGCTGTTAAACGCCGCGTGGCCCAGCTTCGTTGATACGCAGTTCAAAGCCAACGAATCTCCATATTACGGCGGTGCGATCTACGCGGGCCATTATGTAGAGCTTGTAATAAGCCAATCTGACCCTTCAATAGCGACATTTGACAATAATACCGCCAGACAGGGCGGTGCGATCTTCCTGCACGGCGAAAACGTTCTGGATGTAAGTGACTGTTATTTCAGCTCTAACAATGCCAATAGCGGTTATGGCGGTGCTGTATATAGCGGTGATCCAAGCACTGGTGATGATAACATAACAGCGACATTCAACCGGACAACATTCTCCCGAAACGGCGCGTTGTTCGGCGGTGCTGTATTTACAAATATGGCAGCCTCAGTTGATTACACACAGTGTGTCTTCAGCTCGAACACGGCTCTTAGTGTATCAGCCGTTGACCCGACACAAACAACCTCCCACGGCGGTGCGCTGAATATCAAGGGTAATGTAAACATCAGCGATTGTGTGATGACAAACAACATCGCCGGCGGCGGTAACGGCGGTGCAATCCACGCCCTGCAATGGAGCGGAACACTGACCAACTGCCTTATAAAAGACAACCAGGCACTTTCCGGCGGCGGTATCTACTCTATGAACTCCGCGGGGCTGTATTTTAATAATTGTGATTTCCATACCAACTTCGCTAACGCTGTCGCCGGGCAGGGCGGAGGTATGGCTATATTCGACAGCAGCGATGACGGCTCCGGAGGCGATACGACAGTATCGATACGCCACAGTGAGTTTACAGCAAACACAGGTTCCGGCAACGGCTCCAAAGGCGGCGGCCTCTATATTTCCACCTGCGACAACGTTGAGATTTTCAACACGCTTGTAAACAACAACACAGCCGGACTCCACGGCGGAGGAATAGGCCTGACCTATGTTACAGCGACTTTGGGCAATCTAACCATTGATGGAAACGAATTGAGCAAAATTTCACAGCTCCCCCTCAATGGCGGCGCCTCTACTTCGGCAAATGACGATGACGACAGCGGCAGCGGGCTCTACATAGAATATCTCTGTGATGTTCAGCTGCAAAACAGTATTGTTTCAAATAATGCGGGCATAAGCGTTTACCTTTATGACGCGGACAGCTCGTTCTATTCAAATAATAACATGTATTACATGTATCCTGTCGGTGAATACGAAGGATATGTTTACGACGCCATCAGCCTGCTCAAGACTGACGACGAGATAGACTCTCTGCCCGGCAGCGGCGGCAACTTAACTGACAATCCCAGGTTTACTTCCGGGCCGCTGGGGTATTATTACCTCTCGTCAAACAGCAGGGCGATAGATGCAGGTAATGACACTTTCATAAATGTATTCGGTGCCGACGCTCCGACTTACGAAGGTGATGAGGAAATTGTTGATCTTGGATATCACTATCCGGCTGAGGGCTCTGTTCCTCAGTACACGCTGACTATCAATCAGGTTGAAAATGCGATCATTACTCCTGTGCCGAATAAACCCACTTATTTCTCCGGCGAGCTTGTAGAGTTAAATGTAACTCTCGAGACGGGCTGGCGCGTACGTAACTGGCTCGGTACAATCAACGATACTTCAAACCGCAAGACCAACTATGTCCTGATGAACACGGACAAAACGGTTTCTGTTGTTATTGAGAGACCGGTTATCAGGCACGTACCAGCGGAATACCCCGTTTTCAGGGCCGCACTAAAGGCATCTGATGACTATGATATTATCATGGTCGCACAGGGTACCCATTATATCGAAGAACGGTATGTAATTGACAGAGAATTAGTTATAACATCTACCAATCCGGACAACCCGGAGGTGGTAGCCGGTACGGTTTTCGTTCCCAACCAGCCCCAAGGTACAACTCGCCGCGGTGCGTTTGATTTCTACAACGTAAGCCGGGACACTGTTTTCCAGGGCTTTACTGTTCGAAACTTCCAGTTTTACGGTACAACTCCTGACCACAGAACAAGTGATGTTGACGGTGAGGATGGCGGCGACGGCAGCGGCGCGGCAGGCGGAGCGTTTACCATGCAGTTGGCATCACCTCAGGTGAAAAATACAGTATTTGAAAATTGCGGCGTCACAGGCGGCGACGGCCAGAACGGCGAATCAGGTATTGAAGAACACCCAAACGGCGGTGAAGGCGGCTGGGCCGGCCCGGCATACGGCGGGGCGGTATTTATGTACGCTAACTGCTCGCCGCGTTTTGAGAACTGCTCTTTTGCAGACTGTTATGTGCAAGGCGGCAACGGCGGCAACGGCGGAGCAGGCTGGGTCAGCAACGGCCGACGCGTCGGCGCAGGCGGACTTGGCGGCAGCTGGGGAGATTATGACGATTACGGGTACCCTGACGATATGGACCACGACGTTGGCGCCAGATGGGAAAATCAGCCTTCCGGTATTTATTTTGCTCCCAACAGCTGGTACGAAAACCCTGAAATGTATAACTGGCGTGACCGTGCCGGCAAGGGCGGAGCTGTGTTTATCAGCAACGGCAGCAACCCTGAATTCGACAACTGTACTTTTGAAAATAATAACGCAACAAGTGGTTTGACAGGAGTTACCGCACTGGGGCCTGGAGACAGCCAGGCACGCCCGACACAGGCTTACCGGATAGAGGCCTTTGGCGGAGCTGTTTACGCGGAAACCAACTCCAAACCGAGTTTCATTGAATGTCAGTTCGATAACAATACAACAAATAAAGATTTCCCCGAAGGCAACTACCATGAGTATGTCAGCCGCGGCGGCGCATTGTATTTCGAGGACGGCTGTGTTCCGCTGATGGACGGCTGTGTCCTCTCGGGCAATGATTCATGTCTCGGCGGCGGTGTTTATACTGAGGACAGCGAGCTTGTGCTGATTGACAGCAGTTTCGTCAATAATACAGCATACATCGGCGGCGGCCTGGTGAACAGCCGCGGCGCGACAGATATATTCTGGAGCTCTTTCGACAGCAATCACGCTATGTTTGATCCGCCCTCGGCCCAAACTGGAGATGACGACGAAGTGACAGAAGATTCCGACCTGTTCGCAGGCAACGGCGGCTCCGGCGGCGGCATCTACAACTGGGAAGCTGATATGGAGGTTATCGGCACGCAGCTTCTCGGTAATGAGGCCGGTGCTTCTGGAGGAGGCTTCTTCTCCGGCGGCGGCGGTTCACCAATACTGCAGAACGTCCTTGTTGCCAGAAACAATGCCGGCAGCAGCGGCGGCGGATTATCGCTTAATCATAATACAACAGCTCAGATGTTTAATCTGACCGTTGCGGACAACTCGGTAACTTCTACCGTTTACGAAGACTACTACGGCGGCGGTTTGTATCTGGGTTATGAATCGACCGCTGATGTAAAGGATAGTATATTCTGGGGCAACCAGGCCTCTACGCAGTACGGACAGCAGATAGCTGTAGGGCTGAGCAATGAATTTATTGTCAGTCCGTCAATCCTGACTATCAGCAATTCGATAGTAGAAGCCGGTCAGGGCGGTGTTTATACGGACATCGGCGACCCTGTCAGCTCCGGGGATGATTCAATTCTCATCTGGGATGAGGCGACGATGCTGCCCTCGGCGGCGGTTCCAAACGCTCAGCCGCTGTTTACCTCCGGAGAGCTTGGAGACTATTACCTATCCCGCGACGGTATGCAGTACGAGGATTATCCCGTACAGACCGGCACAAGCCCCGCGATCGATATCGGCAGCAGAGGCTTCTTTGATGCCGAACTGTACCGCTACTCAAACAGAACAGATCACCTGCTTGATACCAATGTTGTTGACGCAGGATTCTATTACACGATTGAAACCGATATTAAAGGTGATATCAACTACGACGGGCTTCTTAGTCTCTCGGATATTCTGGAATTATCACGCTTGTGGCTTGAAGAGGGCTGCGTTTCACCGCTGTGGTGTTATGACCGTGATGTAAACCAGGACGGCTATGTCGATTACTTTGACTGGGTGACAGTCGCCGCTTCTATCGGCGGCAGTGACACAGAGGCGCCGATGCCCAACCCGATGGCGTGGATACAGCCTCCGTTCTCGCTTGGCGGCGATGCCGTCGAGATGGAATGTGTAGAAGCTCTTGATAACGCTACCGCGGTTGAGTACTACTTCGAGTGTGTAAACGCACCGGAGTTCAGCAGCGGCTGGGTAGAAGAAACTGTATATACAGTTACCGGCCTGCCGCTCGGTGAGATTATGAGTTTCCGTGTTCGCGCACGTGATTTCAACGGCAACGAGACGGCAAACTCGACAGTGGCATACCTGACAGTAGGTGCCGACCGGACACCGCCGACACCAAACCCGCTGACCTGGCTGCTTGAGCCGGTTTCCAGCTCCGCGACAAGCGTGATGATGACAACCGTCGAGGCTCGCGATTCCAGCGGTTATGTTGAATACCAGTTTGAATGTCTCGAAGAGCCTGATTTCAACAGCTCTTGGATACAGGTAAACAGCTACCAGTTCACAGAGCTGGAAGAAGGCCAGACTTATACATTCCGCGCCCGCGCACGCGATGCGTTCGGCAATGTTACAAACTATACCAGCGAGGTAACGGTAATCGCCGGCGGCGATCCGGACAACGGCATACCGGCAGACGGAGCTCCTCCGATGCCCAACCCGCTGAACTGGCTATACGATTCATTTATCAGCACGGATTCTTACGCGACTATCGTATCAGAGCTTGCATCTGATTTGAGCGGCTCGGTTGAATATTTCTTCGACTGCAAAGTTGATGAAGACGCTACTACCGGCTTAAGCCCGCATGACAGCGGCTGGATCGCCAGCAACGTCTTTACGCCGACAACTCTCGAAGAGGGCATGATATACAGCTACGTTGTACGTGCCCGTGACGCGTTCGGTAATGAGACACTGGATTCAGAGCTTGCCTACATATCGATAGGCGGCGACTCGGAAGCACCAACTCCTAACCCGCCGCTGTGGTCACTGGAGCCGGTTTCAGCTTCGGTATCATCAATTGTGATGAGCGCCGAAGAAGGCTACGACCCCAGCAACGTGCTCTACTTCTTTGAGTGCATGACCGATTCAACGCTTGACAGCGGCTGGCAGCAAAACCGTTCCTATGCGGTCAACGGACTCGGACAGGGCCAGACCTACAGCTTCCGCTTCAAGATGCGAGATGCATTCGGTAACGAGACAGAATACTCCAGCGAGAAATTCGCGACTGTCTCCGAAGACTTCGCGCCGCCTCTGCCCACACCGATGGAATGGCTCGAAGAGCCGTATCTGCTCGGCGAGAACAGGGCGGTTATGAGTGCGGTGTTTGCTACAGACAGCAGCAGTGCGGCACAGTACTACTTCGACTGTGTAGAAGATGATGCCTTTGATTCGGGCTGGATATCTTCGAATATTTATTTTGTCAATATACAAAACGATGTTACGCTGACTTTCCGTGTCAAGGCACGCGATCTGAGTGAAAACATGAACGAGACCGGCTTCTCAGAGGAAGCATCTGTTACCGGTTCGGCTGATTTCTATCCGCCGGCACCAGATCCTCTTCAGTGGGAGCAGGTTCCGGTCAGCGGCTCGCCGACATCTGTTCTGATGTCAACAGTCGAGGCGCGTGATTCCAGCGGCGAAGTTGAATACTATTTCGAGTGCGTAACAAACGAAGCTCTCGATTCGGGCTGGCAGAGCAGCAGGGTTTACTCGGTTGAGGATCTTGTAGAAGGCCAGACCTACGGTTTCCGTGCCCGCGCACGTGACAAGTACGGCAACATGACCGCTTACACCAATATCGCTTTTGCTTCTCCGGGGCTTGACGAGCAGGCTCCGCTGCCCAATCCGCTTGGCTGGAGGTATGACCTGTTTGTTCGTACCACCGCAAGTGCACTTATCGCGGCGGACTTCGCCTATGATGTCAACGGGCCGGTAGAGTACTACTTCGCATGTGTTGAGGATCCAAATCTCGATTCGGGCTGGACACTTGACAACCTCTACGAGGTTACAGATATTGATGTAGGCAGCATTTACCACTTTACAGTTGTCGCACGCGATGCACTGGGCAATACCGGCCAGGTATCAGAAGAGGCGATCGTTGTTATAGGTGATGATGTAACAGCCCCGACACCGGATCCGCTTGAATGGCTTGTTGAGCCGACATCAGCATCGAACAGCTCGATTGCGATGTCTGTATCAAAGGCAGATGACCCCAGCGGCGTTGAATACTTCTTCGAGTGTATCGATGATGAATCATACGACAGCGGCTGGATAGCAAATCCGTTCTATGAAGTACGCGGTCTTGATTCGGGAGATACTCTCTCGTTCCGTGCCCGCGCACGCGACCTGTTCGGCAACATGACTGATTATACCCCGACAGTTGCCGCGACGGTAACCGGCGATCTGGCGGCACCGATGCCCAACCCGATGGAATGGTTCGAAGAACCGTATCTCCAGAATGACACCACGGTGAGCATGGCTGCCAAATACGCTCAGGACTCCAGCAGTCTGGTAGAGTACTACTTCGACTGCATCGAGGACGATGCGTTTGATTACGGCTGGATAGATGCTAACGTCTATACCGCTTACGATCTCATACTTGAGAGCAAATACACATTCCGTGTCAAGGCACGCGACGCTTTCGGCAACGAAACAGAGTGGTCTGACGAGGTCTCCGTAATAGCAACTGATGATCTTGATCCGCCGCTGCCCGATCCGGCAGAGTGGTTCGAAGATCCAATTGTGGATATGGAAGGTCTGGTATCGATGGAGGCCGGCGAGGCAACCGACGATAACGGCCCGGTCGAATACCTCTTCGAGTGTGTAAACAATGAGCTCTTCAGCAGTGACTGGCAGAGCGAGACTCTCTATGAGATAGAAGGCGGGCTTACCGCCGGTATCCAGTATGAGTTCCGCTTCCGCGCCCGCGACAGGTACGGCAACATGACAGACTGGTCAGAGAGCCGTTTTGTAACCTATGTTATTGATAATGTCCCGCCGACTCCCGGGGAGATAATCTCCGCGGTAGATTCTGAGGGTATTGCTAATGAGTCCGGCAGGTATCATACGATTACCGCAACGCTGGGCTCTGATAATAATACCCCGATCTATTACCAGCTGATCTGTGAAGATTTCGGCGGAGAGTATCCGGACGGCTTCAGCTCACCAATACTCCAGGAAGGCGAAAACTACTTCTACGATGACGGTTATGCTGATATGACGGTTACATTCACAGACGGCGGTGTAACCTTCCGGTTCAAGGTCCGCAGCACAGACCGACCGATGCGGCTGTTCTATCACCTTGACACAATTGATGCCGGCGGCAACAGGGTTTCTTCCGAGACCGTTGCCACCCAGGAAGGCACAGTAGTGATTGAGGAAGGAACCGGCGAGGGCTGA
- a CDS encoding methyltransferase, which produces MDDGFKYIHNLTWGYRAARTLQTAVRLGVFTKIADTSMDTQELAEKCGANYEMLERLLIGCASLGFLERRGGRYSNTAVSRKYLVEGGPLYQGDIICHSSRGAWDAWDALPDAILVSPAPESPQRAHRDFIMGMDNITRGGRGGIFLDNIDLRGRELMFDIGGGPRTYSILACGKYTKLKSVIFDIPETIKIARQVVKRENMDERIAFREGSWDSDDFGSGADTVLMSNILHGKGSNAAMKLEKAYKSLKKGGLLVIQEFILDDAKTGPIVPALFNIMVGAYALSELIELIEKAGFTNINVQAQDRELGSCWLTAEKPADKNAHIIS; this is translated from the coding sequence ATGGATGACGGATTTAAATATATTCACAATCTAACCTGGGGCTACAGGGCCGCCAGAACATTGCAGACCGCAGTGCGGCTTGGAGTGTTTACCAAAATCGCTGATACAAGCATGGACACTCAAGAGCTGGCAGAGAAATGCGGCGCCAATTATGAGATGCTTGAGCGGCTTCTGATCGGCTGCGCATCGCTGGGGTTTCTCGAGAGACGCGGCGGGCGGTATTCAAACACAGCCGTTTCCCGCAAGTATCTCGTCGAAGGGGGCCCGCTGTATCAGGGCGATATCATCTGCCACTCATCACGCGGCGCATGGGACGCCTGGGATGCACTGCCCGACGCGATTCTGGTCAGTCCCGCCCCCGAATCACCGCAGAGGGCACACCGGGATTTTATTATGGGCATGGATAATATCACCCGCGGTGGACGCGGCGGGATATTCCTCGATAATATAGACCTTCGCGGCAGAGAGCTGATGTTTGATATCGGCGGCGGCCCGAGGACATATTCAATCCTTGCCTGCGGAAAATACACCAAACTGAAATCCGTTATATTCGACATACCCGAGACGATAAAAATAGCCCGCCAGGTCGTGAAACGTGAGAACATGGACGAGCGGATTGCGTTCAGAGAGGGCAGCTGGGACAGCGACGACTTCGGCAGCGGGGCTGATACCGTGCTAATGTCAAATATTCTTCACGGCAAGGGCAGCAACGCGGCGATGAAGCTGGAAAAGGCGTATAAGTCCTTGAAAAAGGGCGGTTTACTGGTCATTCAGGAGTTTATACTTGATGATGCCAAGACCGGCCCGATTGTGCCGGCGCTGTTTAATATAATGGTAGGAGCGTATGCACTCTCGGAGCTGATCGAACTCATTGAAAAAGCGGGATTTACAAATATCAATGTTCAGGCCCAGGACCGTGAGCTGGGAAGCTGCTGGCTCACCGCCGAAAAACCTGCCGACAAAAATGCCCACATAATCTCGTAG